Proteins encoded in a region of the Prochlorothrix hollandica PCC 9006 = CALU 1027 genome:
- a CDS encoding proline--tRNA ligase gives MRLSQMLFVTLREDPAEAEIPSHKLLLRAGYIRRVASGIYSYLPLMWRVLQKVSRIVREEMDATGAQECLLPQLQPAELWQESGRWDTYTQAEGIMFTLTDRQNRQLGLGPTHEEIITTLARDLIRSYRQLPQNLYQLQTKFRDEIRPRFGLMRGREFIMKDAYSFHSSEESLRETYGAMDQAYRNMFRRCGLQFRPVQADSGAIGGSASQEFMILAEAGEDEILYTDDGQYAANVEKAVSLPADAVESPFTSYERRETPNTPTIASLCQFLNCSPTHIVKNVLYQAVYDNGTTVLVLVNIRGDEDVNGVKLTNELTRQAPRYGAKTLLALTVPDGEAQAKWAAEPLPLGYIAPNLADGYIAPQPRVAPQFLRLADLTVLELQNFVTGANETGFHVMGANWGQEFELPAIQIDLRSAKAGDRAPHDPSQILHSARGIEAGHIFQLGLKYSQAMGATYTSESGEELPLWMGCYGVGVSRIAQAAVEQSHDQNGIIWPVALAPYQAIVIMPNLNASDQVAAAEALYGQLQAAGIEVLLDDRDERAGVKFKDADLIGIPYRIVTGRSLKEGKVEVVQRATGESQDIPLDQVVSTLQGWIAAALA, from the coding sequence ATGCGACTGTCTCAGATGCTGTTCGTCACCCTCCGGGAAGATCCCGCCGAGGCTGAAATTCCTAGCCATAAGCTGCTGTTGCGGGCTGGGTATATTCGCCGCGTTGCCAGCGGCATTTATAGTTATTTGCCCCTGATGTGGCGGGTGCTGCAAAAGGTGTCCCGCATTGTCCGGGAAGAAATGGATGCCACCGGTGCCCAGGAATGTTTGTTGCCCCAATTGCAACCGGCGGAACTGTGGCAGGAATCGGGGCGCTGGGACACCTACACCCAGGCCGAGGGCATTATGTTTACGTTGACCGATCGCCAAAATCGTCAATTGGGCCTGGGTCCCACCCATGAGGAAATCATTACCACCCTGGCGCGGGATTTGATTCGCTCCTATCGCCAATTGCCCCAAAATCTCTACCAACTGCAAACCAAATTCCGGGATGAGATTCGGCCCCGCTTTGGCCTGATGCGGGGGCGGGAATTTATTATGAAGGATGCCTACTCCTTCCACAGCAGCGAAGAAAGCCTACGGGAGACCTATGGGGCGATGGATCAGGCTTATCGCAATATGTTCCGCCGCTGTGGTCTGCAATTTCGCCCCGTTCAAGCGGATTCCGGGGCTATCGGTGGCTCTGCTTCCCAGGAGTTTATGATCCTGGCTGAGGCGGGGGAAGACGAAATCCTCTACACCGATGATGGCCAGTATGCGGCCAATGTGGAAAAGGCCGTGTCGTTGCCTGCGGATGCGGTGGAATCGCCCTTTACCAGCTATGAAAGGCGGGAAACCCCCAATACGCCGACGATCGCCAGCCTCTGCCAGTTTCTCAACTGCTCCCCCACCCACATCGTCAAAAACGTTTTGTACCAAGCGGTGTATGACAATGGCACCACGGTTTTGGTTTTGGTCAATATTCGCGGGGATGAGGATGTTAATGGGGTCAAATTAACCAACGAACTGACGCGCCAAGCCCCCCGCTATGGGGCTAAAACCCTCCTGGCCCTAACGGTGCCCGATGGAGAGGCCCAGGCCAAATGGGCGGCTGAACCCTTGCCCCTGGGTTACATTGCCCCCAACTTGGCCGATGGCTACATTGCCCCCCAGCCCAGGGTTGCCCCCCAGTTTCTGCGGTTGGCAGATTTGACGGTGTTGGAGTTGCAGAACTTTGTCACCGGAGCCAATGAAACCGGGTTTCACGTTATGGGAGCCAACTGGGGCCAGGAGTTTGAGTTACCGGCGATCCAGATCGATCTCCGCAGCGCCAAGGCGGGCGATCGCGCCCCCCATGATCCCAGCCAAATTCTCCACAGCGCCAGAGGCATCGAAGCGGGCCATATTTTCCAACTGGGTCTCAAATATTCCCAGGCCATGGGAGCCACCTATACCAGCGAGTCGGGGGAAGAATTGCCCCTGTGGATGGGCTGCTATGGGGTGGGGGTGTCCCGCATTGCCCAGGCAGCGGTGGAGCAGTCCCACGATCAGAACGGCATTATCTGGCCCGTGGCCTTGGCTCCCTATCAGGCGATCGTGATCATGCCCAACCTCAACGCCTCGGATCAGGTGGCGGCGGCGGAAGCCCTCTATGGGCAACTGCAAGCGGCGGGTATTGAGGTGTTGTTGGACGATCGGGACGAACGGGCCGGGGTCAAGTTCAAGGACGCGGATCTGATCGGCATTCCCTACCGCATTGTCACGGGCCGTTCCCTGAAGGAGGGGAAGGTGGAGGTGGTGCAACGGGCCACCGGTGAATCCCAGGACATCCCCTTGGATCAGGTGGTCTCGACCCTCCAAGGCTGGATTGCTGCCGCCTTAGCTTAA